One Anopheles marshallii chromosome 3, idAnoMarsDA_429_01, whole genome shotgun sequence genomic region harbors:
- the LOC128714397 gene encoding transcription factor grauzone-like, translating into MDFDPVFCLLCFKRENPDNAVSCDEKPKVVTILCRQFWFSPEEIQQKYVCGICWTYVDDFNNFYEQIKLIHCADEQQEIELEEDSIHFGDNELNGTEILLEEESSMFEGKPVIDECHEPDPLVYRTNVETIVIESIDVEGTLSERPIGTNAECANLSKERGGKREQTGQKLIGNSTKRETQDYAYEECNYVLPEKNMLGEHRKEHATSSLQHTCVECRKSFCTVRLLQQHHKRDHGPGLMCDICSKWFKTGDGLRNHQKNCHYPQRTERVECSICKRWLKNIGSLNKHMVRHKTSGKPNICEICGKVAPTYTALKSHKLFVHEMERTFRCLICKKAFKRAFTLKEHMTTHTGSSLYNCPHCTRTFNSSANLHAHRKKKHPKEWEKSRNEYEKRFMGK; encoded by the exons ATGGATTTTGATCCAGTTTTTTGTCTTTTATGTTTTAAGCGTGAAAATCCCGACAATGCGGTAAGCTGTGACGAGAAACCAAAAGTTGTTACTATTTTGTGTCGCCAGTTTTGGTTTTCTCCTGAAGAAATCCAGCAAAAGTACGTGTGTGGCATCTGCTGGACGTATGTAGACGATTTTAACAACTTCTAcgaacaaattaaattgataCACTGCGCAGATGAGCAACAAGAAATAGAGCTGGAGGAGGATTCAATCCATTTCGGGGATAATGAGttgaacggaacggaaattTTGCTAGAAGAAGAATCATCTATGTTCGAAGGCAAACCAGTTATAGATGAATGCCACGAACCTGATCCTTTGGTGTATCGGACAAACGTGGAAACGATTGTAATTGAATCAATCGATGTTGAGGGCACGTTAAGTGAACGTCCTATCGGAACCAATGCTGAATGTGCAAACTTATCTAAAGAAAGGGGAGGTAAAAGAGAACAAACAGGGCAAAAATTGATTGGAAATTCAACAAAACGGGAAACGCAAGATTATGCATACGAAGAGTGTAATTATGTACTACCCGAAAAAAATATGCTAGGTGAACACCGGAAAGAACATGCAACATCAAGTTTACAACACACTTGTGTGGAATGTAGGAAATC GTTTTGCACTGTACGGCTTCTGCAACAACATCACAAAAGAGATCATGGGCCGGGACTTATGTGCGACATATGttcaaaatggtttaaaactGGGGATGGTTTGCGTAACCACCAGAAAAATTGCCACTATCCGCAACGCACAGAGCGCGTAGAATGTTCAATATGCAAAAGATG gCTGAAAAACATCGGAAGCCTGAACAAGCACATGGTCAGACATAAGACAAGCGGTAAACCCAATATATGTGAGATCTGTGGCAAGGTAGCCCCGACATATACGGCACTGAAAAGCCACAAATTGTTTGTACATGAGATGGAACGAACTTTCCGTTGTCTAATTTgtaaaaaagcttttaaacGAGCATTTACCTTAAAG GAACACATGACAACACACACCGGCAGCTCACTGTACAATTGTCCACACTGCACAAGAACTTTCAATTCCTCTGCCAATTTACACGCGCACAGGAAAAAGAAGCATCCGAAAGAGTGGGAGAAAAGCCGCAACGAATATGAAAAGCGTTTTATGGGAAAATAA